Sequence from the Pirellulales bacterium genome:
GAGAACTCTGCGGGATTACGATCGGCGGCGATTTGGTCTACAGAGGGCTGCGCAGCGGCCGGTGCGGTCAACGCAGGCATCTCTTCGGATTGTCCGATCGGCTGAGATGCAGAATGTGAAACTGCCAGTCTCGGTTCCGCAGCCGGCTCAGCAGCGCCACGATTTTGCTCGGCCTGCCGATTCGCCACCATCACCACAACCGCCGCGGCCACAGCCACAGCCGACCAAATAATGCCTCGGCGATTAATCGGCAAGCGGCGCGGAAGCAGCGGCGATGGCTGCGACATTGAGGATTGAGATGTTGACGGTTGAGCCTTGGGAATCGTTATTTGCGGCGTGGCCAACCCTGCAACCGCTTCCGTGGAGGCTATTTGACGATCGGCCATTTCTCGTTCAGCTCGCTGCAGCACATGCTGGGCAAAATCCAACTCCAATCGATGCTGCGGCAAATCCTGCAAGCCGGCGCGCAAAGCCCGCAACTCATCGAGCAATTGCCGTGCTTCCCCACTGCTGGCGAGCAATTGCTCAACACGGGTGCGTTCCTCGCCGGTCAGTTCGCCGTCAAGGTAAGCGCTAATCAAAATGTCGTTTTCCGAATGGTCCATCGAAAGTTATTCAAAATTGAATTCCAACTTTGTCACTCCGTCACCAATACGCCCTTCAATAATTCGCGCAATTCCATCCGAGCCCGATGCAACCGGCTGCGGACGGTGCCCAGCGGCAGCTCGAGCATTTCGGCAATTGTTTCGTAGGGATGGCCGTCGATTTCGCGCAGCACCAACACCGTGCGAAAGTCGTCATCCAAGGCAGCCAGCGCCTCTTGAACTCGAGCCACCCGTTCTTGCTGCTCCAGCGGCTCCGAGGGTCGGCCTTCGCGCCCGACCGGTTCGTAGCCGGTTGCTTCGCGATGTTCGTCAACCGAGAGGGTCGGTTTCTTTCGTCTCCGGCGGCTGGCGGCCATGTTCAGTGCAATTCGGTACAGCCACGTGTAAAACGCGCTGGACCGCTGGAACGAGCGCAATTTGACGAATGC
This genomic interval carries:
- a CDS encoding sigma-70 family RNA polymerase sigma factor; translation: MNDDLQLIDEALCGNSSAFGRLVTRYQDRLYNTLVHVTGSAEEARDVCQDAFVQAFVKLRSFQRSSAFYTWLYRIALNMAASRRRRKKPTLSVDEHREATGYEPVGREGRPSEPLEQQERVARVQEALAALDDDFRTVLVLREIDGHPYETIAEMLELPLGTVRSRLHRARMELRELLKGVLVTE